One region of Cydia fagiglandana chromosome 15, ilCydFagi1.1, whole genome shotgun sequence genomic DNA includes:
- the LOC134671540 gene encoding LOW QUALITY PROTEIN: uncharacterized protein LOC134671540 (The sequence of the model RefSeq protein was modified relative to this genomic sequence to represent the inferred CDS: substituted 1 base at 1 genomic stop codon) — MNQSYHHLSRMMYEIIRHNPQGVLSVSSSSSSDSSSSSSRRSSSTSSTSSSSACMSNSNVYSTIDGPSTSKCIGQIISKTHQNRRYRKRTRNPSKXKQNVTKRLTNSGKSYVSSITKKEVLARSIKGVFVV, encoded by the exons ATGAATCAGAgttatcatcatctcagcaGGATGATGTACGAAATAATACGCCACAATCCACAAGGGGTTCTATCTGTATCTAGCAGTTCATCATCTGATAGTTCCTCCTCTTCTTCACGTAGGTCATCATCTACATCTTCCACATCGAGCAGCTCTGCTTGCATGAGTAATTCAAACGTATATTCCACCATAGATGGGCCTTCAACATCTAAATGCATAGGACAAATTATAAGCA AAACCCATCAAAATAGAAGATACAGAAAACGTACCAGAAACCCATCAAAATAGAAACAAAATGTCACAAAAAGATTGACAAATTCAGGAAAATCTTACGTCTCGTCTATAACTAAAAAAGAAGTCCTTGCTCGTTCCATCAAAGGTGTTT TTGTTGTTTAA